One Xenopus tropicalis strain Nigerian chromosome 8, UCB_Xtro_10.0, whole genome shotgun sequence genomic window carries:
- the LOC105945521 gene encoding uncharacterized protein LOC105945521, with protein sequence MASLFCQSVILLCVLKRVGCLDCGGFSTLSAEERGQIIFPGADRGYIVWSVYTDDKWHVIAEFGNVTAYGNDRYQGRLRISSQGSLIINDLRIRDTGRYRADIRDDDMLCSSLFNFKVQRKISLQDIKINYVMTNREPCHINVFCTVHGIKAVVSWNISHGEGTVAQLPFPSWHTFLYFDEYKGISGSVLNVSRVNPELTYSCTAKTRFCTASRSVTPWEYCQQGKISSENININYLITDEEACSVNVFCTVYGIPVPVSWNVTHGVGAVNQLTFPHIEYGTSFNEENKNIYGAVLKVLNADPELTYSCTAATATNATSISVRPWEYCQQGGTLRDRSYTIENTIRLALAVCILLSGSLLSYCHINTELN encoded by the exons GAGTTGGATGTCTTGATTGCGGAGGTTTCAGCACATTGTCTGCCGAAGAGAGAGGCCAAATCATATTTCCCGGTGCTGACAGGGGATATATTGTTTGGAGTGTTTATACTGATGATAAATGGCACGTGATTGCTGAGTTTGGAAATGTGACTGCTTACGGCAATGATCGATACCAGGGGAGACTGAGAATCTCCAGTCAGGGTTCCCTTATTATAAATGATCTGCGCATCAGGGACACGGGAAGATATAGGGCAGACATAAGAGATGATGATATGCTGTGTTCTTCTTTATTTAATTTCAAAGTGCAAA GAAAAATATCATTGCAGGACATCAAGATTAACTATGTAATGACTAACAGAGAGCCGTGCCATATCAATGTCTTCTGCACGGTACATGGAATAAAAGCCGTTGTTTCATGGAATATCTCACACGGAGAGGGTACAGTGGCACAATTACCGTTTCCATCGTGGCatacttttctttattttgatGAGTACAAAGGGATAAGTGGATCTGTGCTAAATGTGAGCAGAGTTAATCCAGAGCTCACCTACAGCTGCACCGCAAAGACTCGCTTCTGTACAGCATCCAGATCTGTAACCCCGTGGGAATACTGCCAGCAAG GAAAGATATCATCTGAGAATATCAATATTAACTATTTAATTACTGATGAGGAGGCCTGCAGTGTCAATGTGTTCTGCACTGTATATGGAATCCCTGTGCCGGTATCATGGAACGTTACACATGGAGTAGGGGCAGTCAATCAACTGACTTTTCCTCATATAGAGTACGGCACTTCTTTTaatgaagaaaacaaaaatatatacggGGCAGTGTTAAAAGTGCTCAATGCTGACCCAGAGCTCACCTACAGCTGCACGGCAGCCACTGCCACCAATGCAACATCCATATCTGTGAGACCGTGGGAATACTGCCAGCAAG GAGGAACCCTGAGAGACAGAAGTTACACCATAGAGAATACCATAAGGCTTGCCCTGGCTGTGTGTATACTCCTCTCTGGCTCATTGCTCTCTTACTGCCATATCAACACAGAACTCAACTAA